TCGACGAGTTGTGCAAGGGGCCGGCCAAAGGCCGGCGCGGGGAGGTAGTGCTGGTCGTCTGTCACGCCGATGGCACCGTTTGGCTGCATGCCAAGCCCTTCTACCCCGCCGGCATCTACCGCCTGCCCAGCGGCGGCATCCATCTGGGCGAGAGCGCCTGGGAAGCGGCACAGCGCGAACTGTGGGAAGAGCTGGGCCTGAAGGGCGAGCCGGCGCAGTGCCTGGGCCTACTGCGCTATGAGATGTTCCGCAGGGGGCGCTCCCTGCACTTCTCGTCCTTTGTGTTCCGCTTCGATGCCGGCACGGCGGAACCCCATCCCCAGGACCGCTCGGAGCACATCTCCAGTTTCCAACGGGTGCCGCCGGCGGAACTGGCGAAAGTGGCCCGTGCGCTGACGGATCTGCGCGGGCAGTGGCAGGACTGGGGGAATTTCCGCGCGGCCGTCCATGAGTTCGTGCATGAAATCTGGTCGCGGGCGTCCGCCTGGCCCCGGGGATAATAGTTGACGGTTTCCCTGAAATGATTACAATGGGAGGAAAGGCCGGCCACTCAGGTAAGCCGGCCCTTTCTATGGCAGGCGAGAGGGGCACATGCAGGTTCAACACTATCACGACGTCGGCACATTCGATATCCTGCGTCCTGAATGGAATCATCTGGTCTCCACCAGCTCCACCAACGAGGTCTTCCTGACCATCGAGTGGCAGGAGTCCTGGTGGCGGCATTTGGGAGAGGGCGAGCTGTGGGTCACGACCGTGCGGGACCCCGCCGGCGCGCTCCTCGCCATCTTCCCCTGCCATGTGCTCGAGGCCAACGGCCGGCGGATACTGCGCTTCATCGGCTGTGTCGAGGTGACCGATTACCTTGACCTCATCCTGGCGAAGGGGCATGAGGAGGCCCTGCTCCCGCTCTTCGTCGAATGTCTGCTGGGGCCGGCCGCGCCGCCGTGGGATAAGGTCGAGCTGTGCAATATCCCACAGGCATCCGCCACCCTGCGGCTTCTGCCGGAGCTGGCCGGCGCGGCCGGCCTCTCGGTGGATGTCCGCCAGAGGGATGTCTGCCCCGTAATCCCCCTGCCGACGAGCTGGGAAGCATACCTGATGATGCTGGACAAGAAACAGCGGCATGAGATCCGCCGCAAACTGCGCCGGGCGCAGGGCGAGGCAGTGCTGGAATGGTATATCGTCGGGCCGGCGCACGATTTCGAGCGGGAGCTGGACATCTTCATAGAACTGCACCGCAAGAGCCGGCCGGATAAGCATGCCTTTATGACGCCGCGCACCGAGGCCTTCTTCCGCGCCATGGCGCGCGCCTTGTTCGATGCCGGCTGGCTCCAGCTCAGCCATCTGATGCTGGACGGCCGGCATGAGGCCTCCATGCTCTCCTTCGACTATGATAACGCCGTTCTGCTGTACAACTCGGGGTTCGACCCCGAGGGTCACCCGCATCTCAGCCCGGGCAATGTGCTGATCGCCCTCTGCATCCAGCATGCCATCGAACTGGGCCGGCGCGAGTTTGACTTCTTGCGCGGCGACGAGGAATATAAGTACCGTTTCGGCGCCCGCGATACCTATGTGTACCAGATCGAGATGGAGCGTCGTTGAAGCCATGGAACCTCTGCGTGTGTGCATGTTGAGCGTGCATACCTGCCCGCTGGCCACATTGGGCGGCAAAGAGACGGGCGGCATGAATGTCTATGTGCGCGACCTATCGCGCGAGCTGGGCCGGCGCGGCTACCAGGTGGATGTCTTCACCCGCCTGCAGAACCCGGACCGCCCGCGGGTCACCGACCGCCTGGGGTATGGTGCCCGCGTGATTCACGTCAAGGCCGGCCCGCCGGCGCCGTACAACAAATATGCCCTGTACGATCATCTGGACGAGTTCATTGCCGGCGTGGATGCCTTCGCGCGCCAGGAAGGCATCCGCTATGACATCATCCACAGCCATTACTGGCTGTCCGGCAAGGTGGCCATCTGCTTGCGCGAGCGGTGGGGCGTGCCCTTCATCCAGATGTTTCATACGCTGGGGCATATGAAGAACAGCGTTGCCCAACGGCCGGAGGAGTATGAGCCGGAGCGCCGGCTGATCGTGGAAACGGAACTCATGCGGGAGGCTGACGCGCTGGTGGCCGCCACGCCGCTGGAGAAGGCCCAGATGACCTGGCTGTACGGCGCTGACCCGACCCGTATCCATGTCATCCCATGCGGTGTGGACACGGAGCAGTTCTATCCCCAGCCGCGGCAGTGGGCCAAGAGCTGTCTGGGATTGTCCCAGCACCAGCGCATGATCCTGTTCGTCGGGCGCATTGAACCGCTGAAAGGCATTGACACGCTCCTGCACGCCGTGGCAGTGCTGATCCAGCGCCGGCCGGAATGGGCGGAAGACCTTGTAGTGACCATTGTGGGAGGCGACCCGGACCAGCCGCCTGAAAAAATGGACGCGGAGATGGCCCGCCTGCACGCCCTGCGCGCCGAGCTGGGCATCGCGAACGTGGTCACCTTCCGGGGTGCGCAGGCGCAGGATATCCTGCCCTGCTACTACTCCGCCGCCGAGGTGGTGGTTGTGCCGTCTCATTACGAATCGTTCGGCATGGTGGCGCTGGAGGCCATGGCCTGCGGCACGCCGGTCATCGCTTCGAAGGTCGGTGGGATGGCCTTCACCGTCCAGGACGGCGTGACCGGCTTCCATATCCCGTACCGCGATCACCAGGCCCTGGCGGAGCGGCTGGAGCAGATCCTGCTGGACCCTGCGCTTCAGGCGCGCCTGGGCCGGCAGGCCGTCGAATGGGCCCGCCAGTACAGTTGGTCGCGCATTGCCGACCAGATCACGGCGCTGTACGCCGAGGTGCGGCGGGAGGCGCTCCCAGCACGCCGGCGCACGGCTTCCTCCCGGGGACTCGCCTGCTCATCCTAAACTTCATCGCTGTTCGAGGTTGTGTATGGAAGGGGACAATCTGCGCGTGCTTTTCATCGCGGCGCATCCGGACGATGTGGAGCTTTCCTGCGGCGGCACGGCGGCCAAATGGGCCAGAGCCGGCCGCGAGCTGATTTACGTGGTCTGCACCAACGGCGACAAGGGCACCCATGACCGCGGTCTTTCCCCGTTCCGCCTGGCGGAACTGCGCGAGGAAGAACAGCGCCAGGCGGCGGCACGCATCGGCGCCAAAGAGGTGGTTTTCCTGCGGCATCCCGACGGGGAGCTGGAGGCCTGCCCTAACCTGCGGATGGAACTGGCCATGCTCATCCGCCATTTCCGCCCCCAGGTCATCTTCACCCACGACCCCTGGCGGCGCTACCAGATTCATCCCGACCACCGTGCCGCCGGCCTGGCCGCCTGCGACGCCATTGTCCTGGCCCGCGACCATCTCTTTGTGCCCGTGTTAGAAGTCGTCGGGCTTCCGCCCTTTGCACCGCTGGAGCTGTACCTGTGGGGCACTGACGACCCGGATTACTTCGAGGACATCAGCGAGACCCTGCAGGATAAGCTGGATGCGGTGGCCTGCCATCAGACCCAACTGGCGCAGATGCCCGACTGGCAGGAGCGCGTGCGCCAGTGGGCGGCCGATGTGGGCGCCAAGGCCGGCACCGCCTA
Above is a window of Anaerolineae bacterium DNA encoding:
- a CDS encoding glycosyltransferase — its product is MRVCMLSVHTCPLATLGGKETGGMNVYVRDLSRELGRRGYQVDVFTRLQNPDRPRVTDRLGYGARVIHVKAGPPAPYNKYALYDHLDEFIAGVDAFARQEGIRYDIIHSHYWLSGKVAICLRERWGVPFIQMFHTLGHMKNSVAQRPEEYEPERRLIVETELMREADALVAATPLEKAQMTWLYGADPTRIHVIPCGVDTEQFYPQPRQWAKSCLGLSQHQRMILFVGRIEPLKGIDTLLHAVAVLIQRRPEWAEDLVVTIVGGDPDQPPEKMDAEMARLHALRAELGIANVVTFRGAQAQDILPCYYSAAEVVVVPSHYESFGMVALEAMACGTPVIASKVGGMAFTVQDGVTGFHIPYRDHQALAERLEQILLDPALQARLGRQAVEWARQYSWSRIADQITALYAEVRREALPARRRTASSRGLACSS
- a CDS encoding GNAT family N-acetyltransferase, which gives rise to MQVQHYHDVGTFDILRPEWNHLVSTSSTNEVFLTIEWQESWWRHLGEGELWVTTVRDPAGALLAIFPCHVLEANGRRILRFIGCVEVTDYLDLILAKGHEEALLPLFVECLLGPAAPPWDKVELCNIPQASATLRLLPELAGAAGLSVDVRQRDVCPVIPLPTSWEAYLMMLDKKQRHEIRRKLRRAQGEAVLEWYIVGPAHDFERELDIFIELHRKSRPDKHAFMTPRTEAFFRAMARALFDAGWLQLSHLMLDGRHEASMLSFDYDNAVLLYNSGFDPEGHPHLSPGNVLIALCIQHAIELGRREFDFLRGDEEYKYRFGARDTYVYQIEMERR
- a CDS encoding PIG-L family deacetylase gives rise to the protein MEGDNLRVLFIAAHPDDVELSCGGTAAKWARAGRELIYVVCTNGDKGTHDRGLSPFRLAELREEEQRQAAARIGAKEVVFLRHPDGELEACPNLRMELAMLIRHFRPQVIFTHDPWRRYQIHPDHRAAGLAACDAIVLARDHLFVPVLEVVGLPPFAPLELYLWGTDDPDYFEDISETLQDKLDAVACHQTQLAQMPDWQERVRQWAADVGAKAGTAYAEGFHRIIFRPAEHVFPRNAELPADARKS
- a CDS encoding NUDIX hydrolase, which codes for MDMSSDVPAIDPFEVQRVLAEDQDLRSLRQRFPSLEERNYVLVMNGPDPSYFDELCKGPAKGRRGEVVLVVCHADGTVWLHAKPFYPAGIYRLPSGGIHLGESAWEAAQRELWEELGLKGEPAQCLGLLRYEMFRRGRSLHFSSFVFRFDAGTAEPHPQDRSEHISSFQRVPPAELAKVARALTDLRGQWQDWGNFRAAVHEFVHEIWSRASAWPRG